From the genome of Arvicola amphibius chromosome 9, mArvAmp1.2, whole genome shotgun sequence, one region includes:
- the Tomm22 gene encoding mitochondrial import receptor subunit TOM22 homolog, protein MAAAVAAAGAGEPLSPDELLPKAEAEKAEEELEEDDDDELDETLSERLWGLTEMFPERVRSAAGATFDLSLFVAQKMYRFSRAALWIGTTSFMILVLPVVFETEKLQMEQQQQLQQRQILLGPNTGLSGGMPGALPPLPGKI, encoded by the exons ATGGCCGCTGCCGTCGCTGCAGCCGGCGCCGGGGAGCCTCTGTCCCCAGACGAATTGCTCCCGAAAGCCGAGGCGGAGAAGGCCGAGGAGGAGCTGGAAGAAGACGACGACGACGAG CTAGATGAGACCCTGTCGGAGAGACTCTGGGGTCTGACGGAGATGTTTCCGGAGAGGGTCCGGTCCGCCGCCGGAGCCACCTTTGATCTCTCGCTCTTCGTGGCTCAGAAGATGTACAG ATTTTCCAGGGCAGCTTTGTGGATTGGGACCACCTCCTTTATGATCCTGGTTCTTCCTGTTGTCTTTGAGACAGAAAAGTTGCAAATGgagcaacagcagcagctgcagcagcggCAG ataCTTTTGGGGCCTAACACAGGGCTGTCAGGAGGAATGCCAGGGGCTCTACCTCCACTTCCTGGAAAGATCTAG